The proteins below come from a single Papaver somniferum cultivar HN1 chromosome 11, ASM357369v1, whole genome shotgun sequence genomic window:
- the LOC113324903 gene encoding uncharacterized protein LOC113324903, translating to MTSTTPKLWADWLALAEWWFNTNFHSSLKMSPFQALYGYVPPHLAFHIHSTTSVASVQEYLKKRDHMLQLLKEDLLRAQDRMKFYADNSRSDRSFIVGDWKIGTVAYKLKLPIGSRIHPVVHVSQLKKKIGQHTIPSSSLPLVDTSGAFTVTPVAVLKHREILRGGSTVKQVLIQWTNSQPEYATWEDISHIKAQFPEFILEDKDA from the exons ATGACTAGTACTACTCCAAAACTTTGGGCAGATTGGCTGGCTTTGGCTGAGtggtggttcaacaccaattttcACAGCAGCCTCAAGATGAGTCCATTTCAAGCATTGTATGGTTATGTACCTCCACATTTAGCTTTTCATATCCATTCAACTACTTCAGTGGCCTCTGTTCAGGAATACTTGAAAAAAAGAGATCACATGTTGCAGTTGCTGAAAGAAGACTTACTAAGAGCTCAAGACAGGATGAAATTTTATGCTGATAATTCTAGAAGTGACAGGTCATTCATTGTTGGTGATTGG AAAATTGGTACTGTTGCTTATAAACTTAAACTGCCTATTGGTTCTAGGATACATCCCGTAGTTCATGTTTCTCAACTGAAGAAAAAGATTGGTCAGCATACTATTCCTTCATCATCTCTGCCGCTGGTGGACACTTCTGGTGCATTCACTGTTACTCCTGTTGCAGTGTTAAAACACAGAGAAATCTTGAGGGGAGGCAGTACAGTCAAACAAGTGCTTATCCAGTGGACAAACTCTCAACCTGAATATGCAACATGGGAAGATATTTCACACATTAAGGCTCAGTTCCCAgagttcatccttgaggacaaggatgcttAG